The Salvia miltiorrhiza cultivar Shanhuang (shh) unplaced genomic scaffold, IMPLAD_Smil_shh original_scaffold_371, whole genome shotgun sequence genome includes the window GGTAGTTCTCATTTTGAAATCTGAAAATTTGCATATATCGTACGCCTCACTCCAACTTTCACTAGAAAACCCTTTTCCGCTCTCATACTCTCCATCGCGCTTTCTCTCTCTAGGGTTTTACGTCTCAAATCTCGCTCTCTCTCAACCCTCCTAAACAATGGCGTCCGCGGCGGTGGCAAAGGCGAAGCCGACAGAGACGTTCGTCGACAACAAGCGGAAAGACGACATCCGGATGGCGAACATCGCGGCGGCGCAGGCGGTGGCGGACGCCGTCCGGACCAGCCTCGGCCCCAAGGGTATGGACAAGATGATCTCCACCGCTTCCGGCGAGGTCATTATCACCAACGACGGCGCCACGATCCTCAACAAGATGGAGGTCCTCCAGCCCGCCGCCAAGTTCCTCGTCGAGCTCTCCAAATCTCAGGACGTCGTCGCTGGAGACGGCACCACCACGGTCGTGGTCATTGCCGGCGCGCTGCTCAAAGCTTCGCTCACTCTATTGAACGCCGGCATTCACCCCACTGTCGTGTCCGATTCGCTCCACAAGGCTTCGATTAAGGCCGTCGAGATTTTGTCTGCTATGGCCGTCCCCGTGGAGCTGTCGGATCGCGATTCGCTCGTGAAATCTGCATCGACGTCGCTGAACTCTAAGGTGGTTTCTCAGTACTCTACTCTTTTGGCGCCTTTAGCTGTTGATGCTGTGCTTTCTGTGGTGGATCCTGAGAAGCCTGATTTAGTTGATTTGAAAGATATTAAGATAGTGAAGAAACTGGGTGGTACTGTTGATGATACTGAATTGGTGAAAGGGCTTGTTTTTGATAAGAAGGTGAGTCATGCTGCAGGTGGCCCTACTAGAGTGGAAAATGCTAAGATAGCTGTGATACAATTTCAGATTTCCCCACCCAAAACTGATATAGAACAGAGCATTGTGGTGTCAGACTATTCGCAGATGGATAGGATTTTGAAAGAGGAGAGAAATTATATCTTGGGAATGATTAAGAAGATAAAAGCTACAGGGTGTAACGTATTGTTGATTCAGAAGAGTATCTTGAGGGATGCTGTCACGGACTTGTCGTTGCATTATTTAGCTAAGGCTAAGATTTTGGTCATTAAAGACATTGAGAGGGATGAGATTGAGTTCATCACCAAGACTTTGAACTGTCTGCCAATCTCTAACATAGAGCACTTCCGCGCTGAGAAGATGGGGTTTGCTGATATGGTGGAGGAGGTGCCGCTGGGAGATGGTGGGAAGATTGTGAAGATTATGGGAATTAAGGACATGGGGAGGACAACAAGTGTGCTGGTCCGTGGTTCAAACCATTTGGTGCTTGATGAGGCCGAAAGGAGTTTGCACGATGCTTTGTGTGTGATAAGGTGTTTGGTTAACAAGAAATATCTGATTGCTGGTGGTGGAGCGCCTGAGATAGAGCTTTCGAGGCAGTTAGGAGCTTGGGCAAAGGTGCTGCAGGGAATGGAAGGGTACTGTGTCAAAGCTTTTGCTGAAGCACTTGAGGTGATTCCTTACACTTTGGCTGAGAATGCGGGGTTGAATCCAATTGCCATTGTCACTGAGCTGAGGAACAGGCACGCACAAGGTGAAATCAATGCAGGGATCAATGTGAGGAAAGGACAGATCACTAACATTTTGGAGGAGAATGTAGTGCAGCCTCTGCTAGTAAGCACAAGCGCAATTGCCTTGGCTGCAGAGTGTGTTCGGATGATCTTGAAGATTGATGACATAGTTACTGTGAGGTAGAGTTGATCAGATGTTAAAAGTATTGGCCGCTGGGTGTTTGTTTTCAGTTATTAcctttgctgtttttgtgttaGTTTACTCAATTTTGTGACCTTTTGGCTGTATTCAAGTAGACTCATTACTTTTTCTAGTGAATGATGGTACTGGTCTGTCATGTACTATCTCATTGCCTTTCATTATCGGTGTCGTAAAATGGGCAGATATCATGTTACTGCATCCCTTTCTGCTATTATTACGAGTTTGCTGGATGCTATCAATTCTATTTTTCCGAGCAATATCTTTCCTGGCCTCCTTTATCTTTGTTGCTTGTTGAAAACAAAAGCACTGCTTTTTAGGCCCATATTTGTAGGCTGGAATTGTCATGCATGTCACATCTTGAATTTTTAAATCTATAGCAGGAGCAAGTTCCAAGCTATAGGGAATTATTTATGCAGATAGTAATGGATGAACTGATGAACTCCAGATTGAAGTGTGTCTTGATGATTTCGTTCCCAGCCCAATTGCTGAATATTAGCTGAactatattttctgaaatttgcACAGCTCCATGCCTTATATGCTCTGATAAGTGTTCATTATAGTCTACAACTCAAGCTGTTTTAAGTTTGTTAACATATCGCTTCTTTTCTCAATTTGTGGTATTATTTTGTCTGCTTCCCTGCCTAAGTTTGGTTCTTGGATCATCTATGTTTGATAATGAGGAAATCAAGGAAAATTGAACAAGTCGAGTGAAGATTTACatgttaatattttttatgctgAGCCTGTTTTGGACAGTTTACAGGAAATGACCTAAGACTTCTGAGCCCTTCAGCATGTGAAGGCTCTAAATTTGTTGACAGGAAAAAAACTACGGAATATCAACCGTAGTAGGGCACTCTTGACTACTGGTGTTGCCTTCTAATAGATGTTTTGTGAGAGTCTCTTCCTTGTCTTGCCTTTGATATCTCGCTCCTGCGGTTTTACCCCATAAAACTAGATAGAGGCCAATCATTATCAGTGTAGCTCCAATGACTCTGCAAGAATGTGAAAAGTGTCAGGTTGTTTAATTTGACTCACTTTTTCCCTTTACTTTAAAATATTGACATTGAAATTGACTACATACCCTCCAGAGTATAATCGATCACCAAGAACTATGGATGCCATTCCAGCAACTAATACTGTTTGGACTGGCTGGAAGCTGGAAACAAACACCGGACCTCCCTTTTGAATGCACCAGGTTTGTAAAACTATTACAAGTCCCGATGATATTATCCCCTGCATTATGCATATGATGGTAGTTAGGTTAGATACGTGAGGTGATTAGCATGTAGACAATAAGTAATGTGGGTGTGAAGTCTTACAGCATACAAGATTGTAAAAATTTCTTCCCCCGACACTATTTGCCAGTGTGTTGGATCCCTTTCTGTGAATGCGGCTATGCATAGGAATTGAATCAATCCGAAGAAGAGTGTGAATGAGGTAAGTGAGAGTTTGGCAGGGTACTTCTTCACAATAGGAGCCTGCATATGAGTAGTTGAAGTTCAAATAGCTGTTACATTAACATTGATGAGTTACACTTCTTTGACAGTTGATTTGTTATGAATTTAGAATCATCATGGTGCCTATAGGTGCCCGCCAATAGCAATACCATATTAAAAcgttgttttatttatttatatatgttttttgaATGTCAGTCAAGTCTTCATTGCTATGTTCCTGTCACCTTTGAGGAGCTGCAGAGGATTATCAAAGAAATTACATATCTTGCAGTATTGATACAGAAGTTACCTAGAAGTTAAGTATTAGATAATCACAGCATAGAGATTAGAAaagctaagactctcagagatgTTACTAACAGCTTTAGTTTTGTCTGAAAAAGGTAACAGATGAATTTACAACTATAAGCTATGGAATTTCACTTTGCTGTATTAGATGATCTTACCTGAAGGACCATCCATCCAGCCCAGGATAAGCAGTGGCAAAAGGTAAATATACAACCCCATGCCCAGCTCTGCATTTTGCTTGAACTCTCTGTTGATGAATTAGTTCCATTCAAAATTGGAGGCCCGTTGTACAAGGTGATAACTGTAGCTCCTCCAATGCTCACTAAAGTCCCTAGAACTTTCACCAAACCATCCATCCTCATAACATTCACTTGCTCAATCCTGAAACCATGACACAAGGTTAGGCTAAGCCTTCATTCCATTCGACCTTTCTCTCTCTGTTTAGATTTGCAGTTTACTAGAAATTGAGATTGTCCTTACCTTAAAGCAGTCGCCATGATGAATGTAAGTGCTGGTACTGTGTTTTGCATTGCTGATACAAAGGTTGGTGATGCATAGTACAAACCTAGGATGTAGTACACCTGGTTTGCTGTGATTCTGGGAACGAGACAACAATAATTTTCGTTAGTACGGAGATGAGAATCGTAGTAGGAAAATGAGGTGGTTCATGTTGATGCTTAGTTGAACTCACCCCACTAGTGCAAGAAGGAAGAACTCAGCCAACAATGAGAATGTGAGAGGTGTTCTTTCCTTCCTGCAGATGAAGACAGAGAGCAGTGTTAGATATTTAGGGAAAGTTTGTGTTACCTAAAAATTAAACATAGAAACATTTAAGAACTCACTTTTCCATGAAGTAGGCAAAAGGCCCTACCAATAGCAATGCAATAATGTTTCTGTAAATAGGGTACACAATCTTGCTAACACCAATGTTGAGGGCAACTCTTGAGACTATGTGAAACCCTGCAAAGCATAGCTGCAGAATGATCAACGATATCACGAGCTTCGCTCTCTCAGGAACAATGCTTTCCTGTGCCATATCTCGTcgtttttgtttgtgttttgtgTGTTGTCTTTGTTTGTGTTGCATATATATAGACAGAGATATCCAGGGACATAATTTTTTATAGTGTGAGATGTATTATTTGATAGAGAAAAGATGGTGGGTTAGCTGCCTTGAAGCATATGCAAATTGGAGAGTAATGATTGAAGCTCATTATGAGCAAATGTATGTGAATTATTAGTGCAATGTATTTTGCAGAATAATGAGTTTATCTAAATCCAATTTGATATGTTGACTTGAAATTGAACTTTGTTAGGGAGACAAAGCGTCCGTTGTCCATGTTGGGCAGGTAGTGAAGGGCAAAAGACCAATCTTCACTTTTTTCAAATCATTGATATTTGATTTGAATATTTTGTGTCTGCACATTATCGATGACAAATTATGATCAATCATTTTGCCAAGATTTCAACTTGTCGTCCAGCAATGGCAGTCGGGGTGTTATATTTTATCTTATTCGaatccttgaaaaaaaaaaactttgtttAGGTCAATGAGTTTTAAAATTTCTGAAATCTTCCGGTGAGAAACGAGTAAATTCATGGAGAAAGTTGATAAGCATatggttttattcttcacgtgTTTCAAGTTCCAATGGAGAATAAGGGCAAATCTGTATCTCGATTTTTGCTGtttgtaatactccctccgttccgctccaaatgtctcatttcttttgggcacggggaTTAAGAAtgtgtataaaatagataaagtgagtataaagtagataaagtgagttgatgaaaattgtttaaatatgaAGTAtggagagagagtgtattgccaaaaaagaaaatgagacatttggagtgggacaacccaaaatagaaaatgagacatttggagtgggactgGGGAAATATGTGAATGTAATAATGTACATAATCGATATTCAAGCTTGAATTGATGACTTTGCAAGGGAGTCGGAAATAAGCATAGGGCGTTCCACTTTCCAACCTTCTCATCTATGAGCACCCTTTTATGATGATTATCCGCACATTTTGATttcacaaaatctcctgtacactCGGATGTACGGTAGATCCGGGTCGTATTTCGACCCACATTTGATCTAACTAGACTATACGACTGTTTTACATGAACAAGATCTGATCAGATGTGTTTGTTCATAGTTCTAAGTTCTCACGAAAAGCTGTGATTCTCAatttatatttacatatattaaCTATATCTATCACTATTTATGTGGCAACAAACAGGTAAATTGTAACAGCCCGACTCCGGACTTGACggttgtccccacagaccaacacgagtcttttaTAGCGTATTTTGTCCTCATGCGCTCACTCGCATGCGCTCTTgaagaaacttcccaggggatCACCCTATAAATGCAATcaaattatgaaataaaaatcaaacTATAACTCTAAATTACACGAAAAAGAGGGCCTCACCATTACCAACTTAGTAATAAAAATCATGCCTTGCATACTTCGTGCATATAcgacataaatataaaaaaatcagaaaTCACATTTCATCGAAGTTGGATAGAGAAGGTCTTTTCGAT containing:
- the LOC131004287 gene encoding WAT1-related protein At3g18200-like — translated: MQHKQRQHTKHKQKRRDMAQESIVPERAKLVISLIILQLCFAGFHIVSRVALNIGVSKIVYPIYRNIIALLLVGPFAYFMEKKERTPLTFSLLAEFFLLALVGITANQVYYILGLYYASPTFVSAMQNTVPALTFIMATALRIEQVNVMRMDGLVKVLGTLVSIGGATVITLYNGPPILNGTNSSTESSSKMQSWAWGCIFTFCHCLSWAGWMVLQAPIVKKYPAKLSLTSFTLFFGLIQFLCIAAFTERDPTHWQIVSGEEIFTILYAGIISSGLVIVLQTWCIQKGGPVFVSSFQPVQTVLVAGMASIVLGDRLYSGGVIGATLIMIGLYLVLWGKTAGARYQRQDKEETLTKHLLEGNTSSQECPTTVDIP
- the LOC131004286 gene encoding T-complex protein 1 subunit delta, which codes for MASAAVAKAKPTETFVDNKRKDDIRMANIAAAQAVADAVRTSLGPKGMDKMISTASGEVIITNDGATILNKMEVLQPAAKFLVELSKSQDVVAGDGTTTVVVIAGALLKASLTLLNAGIHPTVVSDSLHKASIKAVEILSAMAVPVELSDRDSLVKSASTSLNSKVVSQYSTLLAPLAVDAVLSVVDPEKPDLVDLKDIKIVKKLGGTVDDTELVKGLVFDKKVSHAAGGPTRVENAKIAVIQFQISPPKTDIEQSIVVSDYSQMDRILKEERNYILGMIKKIKATGCNVLLIQKSILRDAVTDLSLHYLAKAKILVIKDIERDEIEFITKTLNCLPISNIEHFRAEKMGFADMVEEVPLGDGGKIVKIMGIKDMGRTTSVLVRGSNHLVLDEAERSLHDALCVIRCLVNKKYLIAGGGAPEIELSRQLGAWAKVLQGMEGYCVKAFAEALEVIPYTLAENAGLNPIAIVTELRNRHAQGEINAGINVRKGQITNILEENVVQPLLVSTSAIALAAECVRMILKIDDIVTVR